A genomic segment from Aegilops tauschii subsp. strangulata cultivar AL8/78 chromosome 1, Aet v6.0, whole genome shotgun sequence encodes:
- the LOC109752874 gene encoding nuclear pore complex protein NUP43 has translation MADPPSFRRHPLPFSIDLVRWLPSSASSGRLLAAAVHDPSVPASSRLSLLPLHDPASPLASLPLPSRPTALRCSPSVLAAATSSGSLHLLSSSFDTDSAVSVPGGAGFHVGPVRGLDCGGEGWVTAGEDGRVHVVSDGGDGRVVARRVWDGKGMSGYGAARWASSAEFATGGAGCGVQWWDRRKGDAVVAQCKGVWGRGVATGMVHSIDIHPSRKHVCVVGGSSGTIFAWDLRWAQQPIPLSGVGLDETAQPLCESEVWEVLFDNYTQSSDIISSVSTRILPVMLCSEDGILAIVEQDERPLELLAEPCAINSFDIDPQNPSDVVCALEWESIGVLTRGRDAMSEE, from the exons ATGGCGGACCCTCCCTCCTTCCGTCGCCACCCGCTCCCCTTCTCGATCGACCTCGTCCGCTGGCTCCCGtcctccgcctcctccggccGCCTCCTGGCGGCCGCCGTCCACGACCCCTCCGTGCCCGCCTCCTCGCGCCTCAGCCTCCTCCCGCTCCACGACCCCGCCTCCCCGCTCGCCTCCCTCCCGCTCCCCTCCCGGCCCACGGCCCTCCGCTGCTCCCCCTCcgtcctcgccgccgccacctcctccggctccctccacctcctctcctcctccttcgacACCGACTCGGCGGTGTCCGTCCCCGGCGGCGCGGGGTTCCATGTGGGGCCCGTGCGCGGGCTCGACTGCGGCGGCGAGGGGTGGGTGACGGCGGGGGAGGACGGGAGGGTGCACGTGGTGTCGGACGGCGGCGACGGCAGGGTGGTGGCGAGGAGGGTGTGGGATGGGAAGGGCATGTCGGGGTACGGGGCGGCGAGATGGGCGTCGTCCGCCGAGTTCGCCACCGGCGGCGCCGGCTGCGGCGTGCAGTGGTGGGACCGCAGGAAAGGGGACGCCGTGGTGGCGCAGTGCAAGGGCGTCTG GGGTCGTGGTGTCGCCACCGGCATGGTGCATTCCATTGATATACATCCATCAAGAAAGCATGTCTGTGTG GTTGGAGGCTCCTCAGGAACAATATTTGCTTGGGACCTCCGCTGGGCACAGCAGCCAATACCACTCTCTGGTGTAGGCCTTGATGAAACAGCACAACCCCTGTGCGAGAGTGAGGTCTGGGAGGTTCTTTTTGACAACTACACACAGTCTTCTGATATTATCTCGTCTGTCTCAACAAGAATATTACCTGTGATGCTGTGCTCAGAGGATGGAATCCTTGCAATCGTCGAACAAG ATGAGAGGCCTCTTGAATTGCTTGCCGAGCCCTGTGCTATCAACTCCTTTGATATCGATCCTCAGAACCCTTCT GATGTCGTCTGTGCCCTGGAATGGGAATCGATTGGCGTGCTTACACGTGGAAGGGATGCAATGTCAGAGGAATGA